From Enoplosus armatus isolate fEnoArm2 chromosome 23, fEnoArm2.hap1, whole genome shotgun sequence:
atcaaaaacactttgaatcCAAGCTAACCACAAGTTTTTTAGTAGGCTGAGCTACTGTATGGTACAAAATAGACACTTGACTTACCCCTGTCCCATTGTCACAGACCACCACTTTTCTTCCGTCGCTGTCCATGCTTAAACAAGTACTGTAAACAGCTCAAGATACTCCCTCCTGTCAGGACAGGGGTCTGGCTAACAAATAACCAATTCAAGATTATTACACATGAATTTAGCCGTGACTGCGACTGACAGGTAAGCAGAAGTCTTCTTGCTACTCCTTCAAACGTGGGAGGGACTACTGAATGTGAAGACgcccatttttttttgtggccagggaggagggagacttacacttcaccttttttttaagGAAAGAGTAATCAAATTACAAATGTAATCAGATTACAAAGGTAATCCAATTACAAAATGTGTCAATTCATCAGTTATCAAATTATCAAAAAAATTCGATAACAAaagcaatcaaatttaaaaagtaattttattaCAAGAGTAATCAAATTACAAAAGTTACCAAATGATCAACGTTACAAAAGTAACCCAATTAGAAGAGTTACATTAAAAGTTTTATAATCtagttacatttaaaaatgtctttcaaaaGTAACCCAATTATAAAAGTAATCAGATTACAAGAGTAATTAAATTACCAAGGTAAACAGatcacataaaaaacaaattacttcagaaaaatttaaatattttatctaatatatttttattaattgaaAAGTAATCAAATTACAAAAGTAATGTAATCTAATTACAATAGCGCATGCATTTACATCACTTCCATTTTTATCAATTCACTTTTGTAACTTACCCTTCATAATTTTCTGCCTTTTGGCTACCAAGCAAAAAGACTCACTTCTGGccgccatctttgttttgtttggtaaaCAGTTGCAACTCCTCAACAGTGTTGAAAATCTTCTTCATTGCATAGCAGAAACAATTTTTTTCGTTCAAGCTGGGTAGAAGACTATTCTGGGAAACTGGAAACGTCCTCAAAATGTTGGTAAGTATTGTGAAACAACCTCTGAGGTTTTCAAAGTACTGTTACTGTACTCTACATAGCTACTCTACAACAGACAacgttagcaactagctagctgctaacatagtggagcatttagcagcaaagGAGCCagatatgtttctgtgttttctatgttgatctgtgtctgctggatgtgttaatAGTTCGCTAACTTGTGggccatatcaactttataaggtgacaAGGGCAAATGTGGAGTGAAACTTAGCTAACTTGAATAGACCATTTTGCCACTTGCTAACAGGGGTGTAACCACTAACATTTAaccattaatgttattagttacgCCTGTGTTTCTCCTGCTTTAATAAAATGTGAGAGAGTTTCATGAATTTGACTCATTTGGGAACAATGGTGAAATGTCAGAGGACCAAGACAGAAAACGTCTGACAtaatgtgtgtcattttctgATGTAGTGAGCAAGAGAAAGACTAGAATACagtttattcactgattttgtcTGCGCTCAGCTCCTGAGACAATTCCCACAGCGGGAGGACATATCACTCTCTGGCAGATCAAACATAACATAtccatctctgttttcattcacaaaataaatcaactcCATCAATTGTAGCTCTGCTTTTGTCACTGTTTGTGTTATTAAATGTAGATGGAGCAATACATGGTGGCAGTCATACTTTTCAACTTGATTTGGGGGCATTCTTCTGTGGCTACAttatacaaaaatgttttatagccATACGGAGGCTGCTATTACTAACCAACAAGACAGTCAGATAAAGTAGAATTAGACGAGGCTAAGAAAGCTATGCAGCCTGGGTGAAAAATGATCGTTTCCCATCGTTTTAACTTAATTGTTGGGTGAgtccagtgttttattttgatctgAATTAGCACAGATTGTGTTCCCTCATTGTCCTCCCATACCTTCAGTGGACTTAGTGACAATATTTTAGACAGAAtctttttggtttgtgtaaGAATTTACACTTAATCTCAGATCCTAAATTAACAAAAACACCTTTCCAGTGAAATGCAAAGCAATTTAATTAAGGTATTTCAATGATAATGAGCtacaaaaataatattaatggTGTTTGGCGCCCAAATAAGCTTAAATTGATAAGATATGAAACATGTTCAAACCTGAAAATTGGACTGTTGCATAAATTAATGTAGTATTGTTCTTTTCTACACTATGTGGAAGTGGCAAAAAGAGAACAACACACTGAGTCAGTATAACTTTGGATAAAAATaggttcatttatttacataaaacatttacaaaatacatattttcattcaaatgcagTAATGAGTTATGATGATGGTTGTAAGAAAGACAGCAAACAGTAGGCCTTTGAGTGTGACGTTCTGGCGCGAGGACACAATCATCTCCGACGAGGTCTCACTGTTCTCAAATGTAATAGGCACATTGAGTTAAGACCGATTAGTGCTTTACATTCTCGCTGTTTCAACTTCTCTGTTTCAGCTCCTGCAGGGATTCATCATCAGAGCAGCTCAGGAGCGTTTAAAAAAGGCCCTACGCATTTCAAACAGTAACCAAAAGAGAAGTGAACAGGTAAAACACAGCTGGTAACAAAATGCTTTGTATTTTAGCAGCACATGTGCATCATACATTACATAAAGTCTGTCTAAATTTATGCTATTATTTGTTGAAGCACTGTAAAAGAGTGATGCCCTTAGTTCCTTTTTAAGgcagtgaaatgtgtttaattcGTCAGTCAatttgtttacatgcacattatAACCTGATTACTCTGATTAACAACATTAATGTTTACATGGTTTCCCTACAAGAactcttctgtttttatgttcatttgCTTCATTGCTTTTTGGTTTATAACCATTTTGCTGCATGGGCAAAGTGCCACTGTTGATGGCACATGATCAAATAACTGAGCAAAAATCTAGGTTATGTTTTAACCTTTAGACCTTATGTGTTTGAAATAAACCAATTAAATTGTTTGCCTGACTCTTTCCACAGTTCCAAGATAATCCAGGTAGcaatgtgcatgtaaatgtagttACATATATTAATAGCCTACTCAAGGCATTGTTCATTGTGTGCTCACAATTTCCATACAAATGAATCATGTAGATTAGATAATAACTATTAGAAAATCATCTATCCCAAAATATTTACTGAAACCTGTATCAAAacttaatattaatattcacATTGTCTAAAGACCATTGGCATTATTTCTATAAATACTTTGTCTGATCGTTGAAAAACACTGTTGCATATGTAGAAGGACCCGATCTACGTTTGTCTAATAACAGTGCTGAGTCATTGTCAGCTGTAAACTAATTCATACAACAGTCAAGGTCATGTGCCATGGTGCTTTTTTAAGTGCATGTTGTATTAGCATATCATTCTCTTACAATGTCCACTCACAGCCACATCAAGTGGCCTCATCTTCCCACTGAGAACACATCCAGTATGTCCACAGACAGTTCAAATGTCTTTTACATACGTCTGAGTCTGATGACGGATGCTGCTCTCGCCTCTGCAGGGCAACGAGAGTCTGTCCGTGAAAAGAAGTCCATCATCTCAAGACTCGAACTCGCTGTCGCTGCTGACAGAGATCTCCGGGGTGGAGGCTCCCGTTCCTCTGCGCTCgttctctgtgctgcagtcgCTGGCCTCCGGGCTGCCCAGGTGGCGAGGGGAGCCAGGCAACAAGTGGGGGTGATGGCGGCGCTCCTGAAGGGAGCCGTCAGGTGAGCTCTCAGAGGGCAGGAGGGAAGGATCCTGCTGCATTCTGGGTAGAGGCAGAGATGAGAGTGAGGTCCCATACTGGATTATTTTTATAACAGTGTGGCAGAGCTGCTCTTCAGGCAGAgacatacatttgcatttttcctcattatttCCTCATAATATCAGTTGTTTGCCTTTTAACAGAACTGCTAAAGGCCAACTgaccttttcacattttctttagaGGAGTTCTGCTtctcagacaaaacacaaattgAGTCTATAACAGCTGATTTTCTGcccctttcctcctttttattcGTAATCAGCATAAACATTGCTCACATACCTGTTCTTTGCGGATGCAGCGCGGTCTCTTTGGCGGCGGTTCTTGAACCAGTTGCCgacctgtgtgggtgtgagtcCCGTGGCCTGGGCCAAGTGGCGTTTCCTGGATGGGTTGGGGTAGGGGTCTTGGAGGTACCACTCTCTCAACAAACTGCGAGTTCTTTCCTGGAGAACACATAGAAATGTATGGAATATTTAGGCGGCTGTTCTTCATTCAACTATCCTAATGCATGTTAAGTAGATGGTACTAAGTACAATTTATTAGCATGGAATTGCACATTTTGAGCAATAAAACTTGAAGCATAGCACTTTGAAAAGACACCATATGGTGTTTTGATATCATCCTATTAAACCACAATAATCTCATCACTCTCATATGATGCTCAGTATAATCGTATTAGTCTGGATTTATAAATAGATGATTACAATCTACATTAGAAGTATACATAACAATGTATATCCACTAAATGGGATCATGTTAAGGGGCTTAATAGGCTGTTGGAGAGACTATCTCTCCTGAGGTTTGGAATTAAAGATTAACTACATTTATGAACAATAGTCACCCTGCCACATGAgggagatcacacacacataaagaggcATGGTGCATGCTTCTGTTGCTTTCTAACATGCACTATTTTACCAACTTAACCTGTGAATCCTGTAAGAGgccactttttttcttctgggtCTGTAGCTCATTCCTCTCTTGTGAAATTTAAGAAATAAGGGTATGCTCCCATGACActgaaaaattaaaatgtttctgtatgttttgaATACACGATATGGTGCTCAAGATGCTCTGCACATCAGGACATTAGTGGTTTCTAACAAAAGGAGTCTGCAGATGATGGAATGAATGTCTCTATATTGGCTCCAGGATAGCTGATAGATGGCTCATTTAGACTCCTGCAGGCCTGTGCTCATAACAGTTGTAAAGTGGTGTTCATATTTGAAAGGAGTAGGTGCTaattaaagaataataaataaacaataaacccTGTGGGGAAATCTGTCTATGGCAGCTGCACACAGCAAATGGAATataaaaagatgagagaaaaaacgATGCTGAAGGAACCATTttaacacaataacacattagacacacacacataaataagtTAAGAAGAAATTAGGAGTATAAGCCATATATCATACATGAGACAAATGTGAGAAGAACATCAGTAATATTAACATGATGCATTCACAAGTTCCACAAGAATCAGTGGTAAAATGATTAGTTTAGGAGCCATAATCAATTTGTCTGATCTCAAAGCATGAGCATCCTGGTCAGAAAACGTATATGAGATCTCTGATCTTGCATCAGTTCCACTGTGTCTGAAGTAGTTCAGTAGACTTCACGGCAGAAGGCAGAGGGATAACCAGCTCTGATCTTTATCATCTTAAGAGCTCAAAGACCAGGCTGCTTTGTGCAGCAGCGTCAGGTTAAAAAGCACAAGAGAGCACCTGTAGTTTCCAATGTTAAGATGCTATTTCATATAATGAGTATATGTTATGACAGGTATAATAACATGAGGTCCGGAACAGCGGCTGATCAATTCAATTTGCGCCCAAACACGGGGGGGACACGTGGGTTGTACCGGGGTCCCACTACATTCATTAAATTATAACTCTACAACGTGTATCGCTGCATGGTGTTTACCTTAAAGCAATGCGTCTTCTGCTCGCCGTCCCAGATAGTGCGGGGCAGGGGGAACTTCTTGCGGATCCGGTACTTCTCCACCGGGCCCAGGGGCCGCCCCCGGAGCCTCTCCGCCTCTCGGTAATGCGCGTCCAGCCACAGGTCTTGAAGCTTGGCGTGCGATTCGCGCGTAAACCGGTGGTTCTGGAGGATCTGGTAAAGAGCATCAAAGTTTCCGCCGTGGAAGGCGACCAGCGCTCTCGCTCGCATCACGGACTCGTGTCGGTTCAGGGCTTCCCCGGCGGAGCCAGGGACGGCGGCTGGCAGGGACCAGAGGAACCTGCCGAGGCGCTCGATGTCCCCGGTCTCCTCCAGGTTCTCGCACACCCGAGCGACCTGGTCCGGTGTGAACATCGGCAGTGGGAACATCTCGGCGAGTTGCTTCTCAGTAGCTCACCGAAGAAGTTAGGAAATGTTCAGGAGACGCATGAGATGGTGTATCCAACCGTGCGTAAAGCTCCGTGCGCTTTTGAGATGATGGCGAGTTTAATGACACTTGCAGCATCTATCTGCTGCCGCCCTGATGCCACCGAGTCTTTCCTGGTATTTGGGCAAATGTTTCAGAGAAGCCGGTGCGCGCGGCGGCGGCTCCAGGTTTCCAGAGAGCCGAATAAAGAAAGAGGACAAGGAGTCAAACTGTATTTATAGCTAGATACAATTAGCatctctgtggttgttttgaGAAGGATTATACGTCCCGGCCATTAGCCTCTTAGTGGGGGGTAGTGTGTACAGAGGTGACTGGCTGATCAGCTTGTTTGGCTTAGCCTGAGGATACATTGACTGCCAGGATGACTGCAGAGAGCAAACAAGCGACGATAGGTTATTTAATAGGTCCGATCTGGAGATGGAGCCCTGCCTCAGGAGCAGATGATGAGGGGAGTAAATATGGAGTGAGAACAGAAATCAACTCAGttttttaacagcagcagaagaagaaaatgccAAGAAATTAGGTCGTTTTTGCCTTTATATAAATGAGTGAATAAGTTGCAGTAATTCTTCCACACACTTGGATGGCACGATTAAATCACGGTGCTCATGAAAATCGGTATCCCATGTGCCTCGACATTTGGCCGAGAGGACGTGTCGGGACACAAAGCTGTAGAGATCCCCGACCAGATAATACCCATGTAATTAAAACAGACATTGTTACACCTATAGACTATCCTCAGCGACCTCTCCCCACGACAAGACATAATGAACACGCCTCTAGACATCGAGAGCAACTCCAGGACACGGAATTAATGATCTGCTGCTTGGTTCAGTCCTTCTAATCTCAGTAGCTCATTAATCAGTCTTAGGATAATTTTCTTATTAATCAGGTTAAGGATCCTGTAAGCATCTGTCAACTATAATACAAACATGCTGCACTTCATGTGCTCATCATTGCCTAGAGGGAAAATATTTATGTCACTTTTGCCAGAAATCAGTGGAACAAAGCCTGAATAAAGAATGTTTATAGTTATACATATTTACAATTTCACTTCAAGCCTACAATAAACGCCTCTGAAGGCAGGCATAGATTAGTGCCTGGAGTGAATATGAGGCTTTTCATAAAGGTTGCAGTCAGGTGAAGGATCATCTGGTTTAAAATAAGGTGAAGTGgcttaaaatgtacaaatctgTCTAGAATACAGATACGAGGCTGCCAGACACTCAGCACTGATATATGAATATCTGGAGTCCCAATTCAATAGTAGATGCAAATGATTGTCTACTAATGCACACATAGACTTGCAGAAGTAATTCAGTTTAAATGGAAATGAACTGTGGACTACATGAGTCTGATCAATGttgatattaaaatgtgaaGTCCATGTAAGTTAGACGTCATCTCAATACCTTTTCTCGCAAATTAGTTGTGTTTGTCAGGATAATATTTACTGATGAAACATTGAAAGATGCTACATATCAAGTTTTGTTCCTGAATGGATACACTGCATGtgtaagaaaataaattaataaattattaattaagcaattaaaatgtttgtccGGTTTTATAAAGCAACTTTTACCCCCAaattttttttcctcaacattGTAATTTTGACTGAGGCTTCGTTTGACAGCTTAATCACCAATTATGACACCACAGTTTTAGAAAGGACCCAAAACAGTTACAAATAAGATttaaattatgatttattttgattaatagTTGCTTGAAAATCTGTATTTATAGTGTCAGGTTTGCATAAACTTATTTTGTCAGGAATGTAACAGATAttcttttaatgaaatgttcaaatgttgcgtgactttttaaaatgattttactcattgtttagtttattatatattaagttTGTAACTTTATATAACAGTAAAATCTACCAGAAATAACTGTCCAACGAGCAgcctaaaacccaaagatactcaaTTTACTATAATAtaagacagaaaggcagaataTTTTCACGTTTGAGCAGCTGAAATGAGCAAATATTTATAAATTACTTTAcgcaattaatcaattatcagaaTAGACGTAAGTTAATATTCTCTCTCTAGTCGACTAATCCTTTCAGCAGCAGTCATGGAGGATCTGTTCCTGAGATGCTGTTCGTTAGAGTTTAGGGTATAGAAAGCGTATAGAATTACTTTATAAGCAGTAGGCAATCATTTGATACGTGTTAGATCCTAAATCTAGATTAAAATACCAGGTGGGATTGGTGGGCTAATGGAAAGGggggtgtgtgtgattgtacgtgtgtgtgtgtgtgtgtgtgtgtgtgtgtgtgtgtgtgtgtgtgtgtgtgtcacactcTTTGGCACAGAAGGGGAGAAATGAGCTCAATGAAGATCATGCTCACAGTTAATCTAACCCCTCCAAGTTTCAGACACTTCGCGCCACTgaccacctccacacacacacacacacacacacacacacacacacacacatgcacacacactcaccttcaTTACAAGAAATCCCCCGACCCAATCTGTTTAACACTTTGAGGGCAGACTGAACCAAAATCTGCTTAAGCGTTCCCAAGCCGTTGGGACAGGATGAATGATAAGATGGTGATGGGATGAGCAgatgatgtatgtgtttgtagaggggtggggggtcagGGGGGTtaattatactgtacatattgaTTGTGCTATCGATATATTAAGGAATTACTACCCTCTAGgcaattattattaataatctgCTTTAGTGATTAAATATGTAACCTATATTTTTCCTGTATGTCGCAccgacttttattttgaaattcataGCCAAAATTGCTATGTTAAATTAATGTTAAATAGCTGCTACAAAGATTTTCATCAGGTGTCATGGATCCTTTAAAGGATCAGGTGAGAGGAATTGAGCAGCAGCTCTCTTAAAGGGAAACATTCAGGATTTTCAAATCTTATCTCTTCACATCATAGAATGAAGCACTGCTAAAGATAAGTCATGAACAGCTCACTGCACAGCAAGGTTTGAACCTGTTTTTGTGTGGAGTTTACCTGTTCTCTGAGGTTACCTTCAACAGACCAAACACACTCAAAGCCATAATTGCTTGTAGATGACGTAGCGTGTCTTTTGCTGTATCCTAATTCAGGTGGTGAATCATCCACAGGACATAAAGCACCAGATCTGAAGGCCAGACTGAGCCGATGTCAAATGAAAGAGACCAACGCTGCAGGTAAatcttcatgttttctgtcaggAAGTTGACCTCAAATGGTCAACCAAATCTAAATCCATGGAAAACTTCCGGGTTTATAGGCTGCTAATAAGAAAAACAGTGGAGATTAACCATCTTCCATTATTTATACCTTGCAGAGTCTTCCTCATTTGACATGGGACAAGCCTTATTGGCCTGTTACAAGTCTGGTCTTGCACACCTCAGGGG
This genomic window contains:
- the six7 gene encoding SIX homeobox 7 codes for the protein MFPLPMFTPDQVARVCENLEETGDIERLGRFLWSLPAAVPGSAGEALNRHESVMRARALVAFHGGNFDALYQILQNHRFTRESHAKLQDLWLDAHYREAERLRGRPLGPVEKYRIRKKFPLPRTIWDGEQKTHCFKERTRSLLREWYLQDPYPNPSRKRHLAQATGLTPTQVGNWFKNRRQRDRAASAKNRMQQDPSLLPSESSPDGSLQERRHHPHLLPGSPRHLGSPEASDCSTENERRGTGASTPEISVSSDSEFES